A window of Rhinolophus ferrumequinum isolate MPI-CBG mRhiFer1 chromosome X, mRhiFer1_v1.p, whole genome shotgun sequence contains these coding sequences:
- the LOC117025395 gene encoding translation initiation factor IF-2-like has product MGHQVPVVLEPPVMSRLLTDPPSHVARQAEQQSSGGGTFRTRPNWGQRLKSEARSSLGDPGRRSFKQNPCLLDLHGAGGTCRAGRPGAERRGCQGARDPLTLHPGPAPGFPRRLLRLPAAGAPTQPHSPPPRACAPPRAPPPPPPRARARARGPGRELETAGPAAGRRTRAESAGSATGRGGSAGADLAAGGGRRRPPASGPGRGAEREGRAPRAGGHGREPEAAAAAAAAGPAGGEARGPRPLTPPAARRAPAPPGGAVAKQRLARPPIPRCPFFPGRV; this is encoded by the exons ATGGGACATCAAGTGCCTGTGGTACTGGAGCCGCCTGTCATGAGCCGACTACTGACAGACCCACCGAGTCACGTGGCCAGGCAGGCAGAGCAGCAATCCAGTGGAGGTGGCACCTTCAGGACCAGGCCCAACTGGGGCCAGAGGCTCAAGTCAG AGGCCCGGAGCTCTCTGGGGGATCCTGGGAGGCGCTCCTTCAAACAGAATCCGTGTCTCCTGGACCTGCACGGTGCAGGCGGCACGTGCCGTGCTGGGCGCCCAGGGGCCGAACGCCGGGGGTGCCAGGGAGCCAGGGACCCACTCACCCTCcacccaggccccgcccccggtTTCCCGCGCCGGCTCCTGAGGCTTCCCGCCGCCGGCGCTCCCacccagccccactcccctccACCGCGCGCGTGCGCCCCACCCcgcgcccctcccccgccgccgccgcgggcGCGCGCGCGTGCCCGTGGTCCCGGGCGAGAGCTGGAGACGGCCGGGCCGGCTGCAGGCCGGAGGACTAGGGCCGAGAGTGCCGGAAGCGCGACCGGACGAGGCGGGAGCGCGGGCGCGGACCTGGCCGCGGGTGGGGGCCGCCGCCGCCCCCCAGCCAGCGGGCCAGGCCGCGGCGCCGAGCGCGAGGGCCGGGCTCCCAGGGCCGGCGGCCATGGGCGGGAGCCGgaggcggcagcggcagcggcagcggcgggCCCGGCGGGCGGGGAGGCGCGCGGCCCACGGCCCCTGACGCCCCCAGCGGCCCGGCGCGCCCCCGCGCCTCCTGGGGGGGCCGTAGCCAAGCAACGCCTGGCGCGCCCGCCCATCCCCCGCTGCCCTTTTTTTCCTGGCCGGGTGTGA